TGCGGGTTCTTCCCGGTGACGGCGGTGATTTCTGCCGCCAGCAGGCACATGATGATCCCATCTTTATCGGTCGACCACGGCGTACCGTCAAAACGCAGGAAGGATGCCCCCGCGCTCTCTTCGCCGCCAAAACCGAAGCTGCCGTCAAACAGACCATCAACAAACCATTTAAAGCCCACCGGAACTTCAACCAGTTTGCGCCCCAGATCGTTGACCACGCGGTCGATCATCGCCGAAGAGACCAGCGTTTTACCGACAGCCACGTCTTTGCCCCACTGCGGACGATGCTGGAACAGATAGTTGATTGCCACCGCCAGATAGTGGTTCGGATTCATCAGTCCCGCCGGGGTAACGATACCGTGACGGTCATAATCCGGATCGTTGGCAAATGCCAGGTCGAACTTATCGCGCAGTGCCAGTAAACCAGCCATAGCACATTCAGAGGAGCAGTCCATACGGATGGCGCCATCTTTATCGAGATGCATAAAGCGGAAAGTTTGATCAACCTGATCGTTTACGATGGTCAGATTCAGTTTGTAATGTTCCGCGATACGCTTCCAGTATTCGATACCGGAACCGCCCAGCGGATCCACGCCCAACGTCAGACCGGCTCTCTGAATGGCTGCCATATCGACGATATCCGCCAGCCCTTCAACAAACGGCTGCACCAGGTCCTGCTCTTTAACATGACCAAACGCCAGCGCCGCATCCAGAGAAATACGCTTCACGCCTTTAAGGTCATCAGCCAGCAGCGCGTTCGCGCGATCTTCCACCACTTTCGTGACGTTGGTATCTGCCGGACCACCGTTAGGCGGGTTGTATTTAATACCACCATCTTCCGGCGGATTGTGGGACGGAGTAATGACGATACCGTCAGCCAGCGGGCCGCCTTTTTTGTTATGGACCAGAATGGCATTCGATACTGCTGGCGTTGGGGTAAAACCGTTGTTCTCCTGAACAATCACGTCAACCCCATTCGCTGCGAGCACTTCCAGCACGGAAATAAACGCTGGTTCAGACAGGGCGTGAGTATCTTTTCCCACATAGCACGGACCCGTAATGCCATTTTTTGCACGCTCTTCCGCGATAGCCTGCGCTATCGCCAGAATATGGGGCTCGTTAAAGCTATGACGGCCTGCACTGCCACGGTGTCCGGAGGTGCCGAACTTCACCGCGTGTTCCGCATTTCCTTTTGCGGGCTTCAGTACATAGTATTGTGACGTCAGTTGCGCGACGTTAATCAAATCACTCTGTTGCGCAGGTTTACCTGCGCGGTCGTGGATTGCCATTGCCTGGTCCTTTTCTGCATGGATTAAATTGTTCCGCAAACCTTTTCAATCAATTCCGCCGGGAATTGCATTGACTGCATGATGTGCTCAATCATGTTGCATTTACGGCCGGTGTTGGTGTTGGTGATCACCCAATACGGCGTGCCGGGCACGTGTTTTGGTTTGGTTTGGTTACCGTTTTTCAGCAGCGTCTGTTCATCAGCCGCAAAATAGACACGCGTACGCCCATGCAACGATTCCGTTGCCTCAGCAAACGCATGTTGATCCAGTGTATAGAGTGTAGTCAGCACCAGCATAAAGCGGTTAACGGCTTTCTTCTGTTCTGCATATTCATCGGACAGAAGCAGTTCACGCATAGCGCGCACTTTATCTTTGACAAGATTGACGGGTTTCGCCTCGACAACGACCGGTTGCGCGGCGCGAACCTCTTTTGTCACTGGCGTGACGGGCTGTGATGTGGCGGAAAACTTCAACATACGCCGTAAAATCTCGGATGCGCTCTCGCCGATATGCTTCGTGTGGCTGGCAATATAGCTATAGAGTTCATCATCAACTTCAATCGTTTTCATCTTAATCCAGTGCGGTGTCTTATCTGATCTGAAATACAAATCGTTGGGAGTATAGGAGCAAATCCCAACGGCGAATAGCGTCAAACCTGGCTGAACAAAAAACTCGGAGAAAACCGAAGAGGTTGCAGCCCGGTGGCAGAATGGTCAACATAATACCCTAACCCGACAGAGCGAAAAAAAGAACTTTGCCATGAAATTGAATATCCGAGCGCAATCCGCACAAAACCTGCACAATAATTCTCCCATCGTACTGGTTCACGGTTTATTTGGCAGTCTGGACAACCTGGGCGTGCTTGCACGCGACCTGGTGAACGACCATGACATCATCCAGGTCGATATGCGAAACCACGGTCTCTCTCCTCGCGATCCGGTGATGAACTACCCGGCGATGGCGCAGGATCTGTTAGATACGCTGGATATGCAACACATCGAAAAAGCCATCTTTATTGGTCATTCGATGGGCGGTAAAGCGGTGATGGCGCTCAGCGCGCTGGCTCCGGATCGCATCGAACGTTTAGTGGCAATAGACATCGCGCCGGTGGATTACCACGTTCGCCGCCACGACGAGATTTTCGCTGCTATCAACGCGGTGACGGCAGCAGAAGCAAACACCCGTCAGCAGGCAGCAGCGGTCATGCGCGAACATCTTAATGAAGAAGGCGTGATTCAATTTTTGCTGAAATCGTATGTTGACGGCGAGTGGCGTTTCAACGTACCGGTACTATGGGAACAATACCCGCACATCGTCGGATGGGAGACGATTCCGGCCTGGGATCATCCGGCACTGTTTATCCCCGGCGGCAACTCCCCTTATGTCACTGAAGCATATCGCGCCGATTTGCTGGCCCAGTTCCCACAGGCGCGTGCGCATGTGATTGCCGGGGCCGGTCATTGGGTGCATGCCGAAAAGCCGGAGGCGGTGCTGCGCGCCATCCGTCGTTATCTGAATGAAACGGCTAACTGATTAAAAACTCGGCGTCCGTGCGCGATTACTCGTACGAACGTTGGCGCGCCTCATTCGCTGATGTATGATGGCGCGCTATCCATCCGGGCAGAGGCCTGGCTGATTGTTTCCCCGAAGTCACCAAAATCATGGCCAAAGAACAAACGGACCGTACGACACTAGATCTGTTCGCGCACGAGCGTCGCCCGGGACGACCGAAAACCAATCCGCTTTCGCGCGATGAACAACTGCGCATTAACAAGCGTAACCAGCTAAAACGCGACAAAGTTCGTGGTCTTAAGCGTGTCGAGCTCAAACTCAACGCGGAAGCCGTTGACGCGCTAAATGAGCTGGCGGAATCCCGGGAGATAAGCCGCAGCGAACTGATTGAAGAGATACTGATGGCCCAACTGGCGGCGCTACGCGGTCAGAATCTCGCCTGAAATCATCCCATCCCCCACTTTCGTGTAGCATGGAGTGCACTCGTATGCGTTTGCTATTTCCGCATACCTGACTGTTCTGCTATGATTGCCGTTATCTGTGGGCAATTCGCCACCACCATTTCAATAAGTTTCAAGAGGTTACTTTACTCATGGCAATCACTGGCATCTTTTTCGGCAGCGACACCGGGAATACCGAAAATATCGCAAAAATGATTCAAAAACAGCTTGGTAAAGACGTTGCCGATGTACATGACATTGCAAAAAGCAGCAAGGAAGATCTCGAAGGCTATGACATTCTGCTGCTCGGTATCCCAACCTGGTACTACGGTGAAGCGCAGTGCGACTGGGACGACTTCTTCCCAACCCTCGAAGACATTGATTTTAACGGCAAACTGGTTGCCCTGTTTGGCTGTGGCGATCAGGAAGATTATGCCGAATACTTCTGCGACGCGTTAGGCACGATCCGCGATATCATTGAGCCGCGCGGCGCAACCATCGTGGGTCACTGGCCGACCGCAGGCTATCATTTTGAAGCGTCCAAAGGTCTGGCTGATGACGACCATTTTGTCGGTCTGGCGATTGACGAAGACCGTCAGCCGGAACTGACCGCTGAGCGCGTGGAAAAATGGGTGAAGCAGATTTCTGAAGAACTGCACCTGGACGAGATCATCAACGCCTGATGTACGGCGGCGCAGACAACGTTTGCGCCGCATCAATAGACAGAACCAATCAAAATAATTGCTACAAATTTGTAACTTTCTTGCCCATCCCTGTACAATGTGCGGGAGTTTTTAGGTGGCGCTCTCATTTCCAGGCAATACCGACTATTTATTAACATTTGCCAGAGGCTTGCAGTTTTCATTTAGACACGGCAGTCCTATAATGAAACGCATTATCTCGAGTGCAATTTCTGTCACTTCTTGTATGAAGTGAATCGTTTAGCAACAGGACAGATTCCGCATGACTGACAACAATACCGCATTAAAGAAGGCTGGCCTGAAAGTAACGCTTCCTCGTTTAAAGATTCTGGAAGTTCTTCAGGGACCGGAAAACCATCACGTCAGTGCGGAAGATTTATATAAACGACTGATCGACATGGGTGAAGAAATTGGTCTGGCGACCGTGTATCGCGTGCTGAACCAGTTTGATGACGCCGGGATCGTTACCCGCCACAATTTTGAAGGTGGTAAATCCGTTTTCGAGCTGACGCAGCAGCATCATCACGATCACCTTATTTGCCTCGATTGCGGCAAAGTGATCGAATTCAGTGATGATTCTATTGAAGCCCGCCAGCGTGAAATCGCGGCGAAGCATGGCATTCGTCTGACGAATCACAGCCTTTATCTGTACGGCCACTGCGCTGAAGGCGATTGTCGTGAAGATGAACACGCGCACGACGCGAAATAATGTGTATTATTCTGAAAAGCCAACCATCCGGTTGGCTTTTTTTATGCGTGTCATTCCCCATTCTGTGCTTTGCTTCTGACAGCATGTTGCTTTAATGTAAAATCTCACCCTGCCCTGTCCGGAGAATTGAAATGGAACTTCGCCAGCTACGTTACTTTGTCCGTATAGTGGAAACCGGCAGTATGGGCAGCGCGGCGCTCGATCTCGACATCGGCGTCTCAGCACTCAGCCAGCAGATGACGCGACTGGAAAACGAACTCGCGATTCGTCTGTTGCAGCGAACCTCGCGTGGCGTAACGCCAACCAACGCCGGTCTGGCTTTTTATTCACAGGCACAGCTGGCGCTACGTCACGCTGATGATGCGATTCTGGCGGCGCGAGATGCGCGTCTGTCCGGTCATGTCAGCGTCGGTATGGCCCCCAGCACCGCCTCCATCCTCGGAATGCCGTTTATTCATGCCATGCGGGAACATTACGCCGACGTACGCTTGCATGTGGTGGAAAGCCTCTCCGGCAACCTGGAGCGGATGATCAACACCCGTCAGATTGATCTGGCCGTCGTTTTTCAGAAAGAGAAGATCCTGCGCTGGAGCGCCAGGCCGGTTCTCGAAGAGCGGCTTTTTCTGATTGGCACGCACGAGCTGCTGGCAGATATTCCGGATGACACCATAACCCCTGCCCAACTGGCGAATATTCCGCTGATCATGCCAAGTCAGGGTCACGGACTGCGCGGCCGACTGGAGGCCATCTGTCAGGAACACGGACTAAAGGTGGATATCGCCACGGAAATTGATGGCCTGGCGTTACTGATGCGTGCCGTTCGCAGCGGACTCGGTGCCACGCTGCAACCCGGCGCTGCCATTTCGCACCTTGAGAGAGCAGCGCTAAGAGTGATCGGTGTCCACAATCCTGTACTCAGCCGCCCCAATTTTCTGGTCAGCCTGTCTGACGATGAACTCACCCCCGCCGGGCTCGCCGCCCGCGTGATGCTCACAAAAGTCATGCGTGAACTTGTAGAAACCGGCAGTTGGCCGGGGGCAACCCTTTACGCTCACTAAACAGGTCTTTAGCTTTTCCTCATAGCGCCCACACAACCCGTGCGTATACATTTCAATTACAAATTTAACAAATAGTTAAATGGTAATGGAGTATACGATGGTGGATGTACTGGTGATTGGCGGCGGTAATGCCGCGTTATGTGCCGCCTTAACCGCCCGCGAGGCAGGAGCCTCCGTGTTGCTGTTAGAGGCTGCGCCACGGGAATGGCGCGGCGGCAATTCTCAACATACGCGCAATTTACGTTGTATGCACGATGCGCCACAGGATGTATTGGTAGAGAGTTATCCCGAAGAGGAGTTCTGGCAGGATCTCTGGCGCGTCACGGAAGGCAATACCGATGAAGCGCTGGCGCGTCTGGTGATCCGTACCTCATCGCAGTGTCGTGACTGGATGCGCCAACACGGTGTTAATTTTCAGCCTCCGCTCTCTGGCGCGCTGCACGTGGCGCGTACTAATGCCTTCTTCATGGGCGGCGGGAAAGCCCTCGTGAACGCCTATTACCGCAGCGCAGAAAAGCTGGGGGTGCAGATTCGCTACAACACGCCGGTACAGGCGCTTGAATTGCATAATGGCGAATTCGTCGCCGCCCTGGCAGGTAACGAGCGCATTGAGGCCAGAGCCTGTGTCCTTGCCGCCGGCGGGTTTGAATCCAACCGGGAATGGCTGCGCGAGGCCTGGGGGGAAAACGCGCGTGGCGAATGGCCCGCCGATAACTTCCTCATTCGCGGCACCCGCTTTAATCAGGGTGTGTTGCTCAAATTTATGATCGACGCCGGGGCTGACATCATCGGCGATCCGTCCCAGTCCCACTGTGTTGCCATTGATGCCCGAGCCCCGCTGTATGACGGCGGCATTTGTACCCGCGTGGATTGCGTATCCCTGGGTGTGGTGGTCAACCGGGACGCAGAACGCTTTTACGACGAAGGCGAAGATTTCTGGCCGAAACGCTACGCCATCTGGGGGCGTCTGGTTGCCCATCAGCCCGGCCAGATTGGCTTCTCCATTATCGACAGCAAAGCGATCGGCCACTTTATGCCGCCGGTTTTCCCGGGGGCGCAAGCGAACACGCTGGGTGAACTGGCCCGCCAACTGGGGCTGGATCCCGAACGCTTTACCGATACCGTGGAGCAGTACAACCAGGCCTGTCAGCCGGGCCAGTTTGATCACACAACGTTGGATAACTGCGCAACGCAGGGCCTGACGCCACCAAAAACCCACTGGGCGCGACCTCTCGATACCCCACCCTACTACGGTTATGCCCTGCGTCCAGGGATCACCTTTACCTATCTGGGGCTGAAAGTGAATGAACATGCTGCGGTCCACTTCGCTGGCGCCCCCAGCCGTAACCTGTTCGTTGCCGGTGAAATGATGGCAGGCAACGTGCTGGGCAAGGGCTATACCGCCGGTGTCGGCATGTCCATCGGCACCACGTTTGGTCGGATCGCAGGTAAAGAAGCTGCCCTGGCAGCACGCAAGGAGGCACGTCATGAAGCAGCTTGAAAAATTGATTATCGAGGCCAAAATTCTCACCGGGCCGGAGGCTGAAGTCGAGCGGGTGATGCAGGTTTGTAACGCCTGTCGCTATTGCGAAGGGTTTTGCGCCGTATTTCCGGCAATGACTCAACGGCTGGAATTTGGCAAAGCCGACATCAACTATCTTGCCAACCTGTGCCATAACTGCGGTGCCTGCCTGCACGCCTGTCAGTACGCCCCGCCCCATGAGTTTGCGATCAATGTGCCGAAAGCGATGGCGGAAGTGCGTCTGGAAACTTATCAACATTACGCGCAACCGGCGGTCTTCGGGGCGCTGTATCGCCGGGCAGGCGTCACCGTGACGCTGGCACTAGTCTTTGGTCTGATCCTCTTTTTACTCCTCGCGATGGGGCTAAAGGGATCGCTGCTCCACCCGCCGCTGGCCGGTGATTTCTACCAAATATTCCCGCACAACCTGCTGGCATGGATGTTTGGCTCCGTTTTCGTGCTGGCGATCGGTTTACTGATGGCTGGCGTAATCCGCTTCTGGCGTGAGATATCCCCCGTTGGGCCACGTCCGGTGGAAATTGCCGAAGCTTCGCACAATGCGCTGACGCTGAAATACCTCGACGGTGGACATGGCAAGGGCTGCAACGAAACTGACGATGCCTTTACGCTGATGCGCCGTCGTTTCCATCATTTCACCTTTTACGGCTTTATGCTCTGTTTCGCCGCGACCGTAGTGGCGACCGGTTACCACTACATTGCCGGATGGGAAGCCCCTTACCCGTTCTTCAGCGTGCCGGTTATGCTTGGCACGCTCGGTGGAGTCGGCTTAGTCATCGGCCCGGCGGGCCTGCTGTGGTTAAACCTTAAGCGCTCACCACTGCATGGTGACGCGCGACAGAAACCAATGGATCGCGGATTTATTTTACTGCTGCTACTGACCAGCCTGACCGGCCTGGGTCTGCTGGCGGGGAGAGACACCTCATGGATGGGGATCCTGCTTGCCATCCATCTTGGCGTGGTCATGGCACTTTTTTTGACCATTCCGTACGGAAAATTTGCCCACGGATTTTACCGCTGCGCATCTTTACTCAAATGGGCAATTGAGAAGCGACGTGGAAAACAGGCGGGGGTCGCAGGCGACTGACCCGCAAACTCTTACCTCTATAAATATTATGATAAGACAGTGGAGCAACCTCAATGACTCAACAACCATCGCGCGCCGGCACGTTCGGCGCAATACTGCGTGTGACCAGCGGTAATTTTCTCGAACAGTTTGATTTTTTTCTGTTTGGTTTTTATGCCACTTATATCGCAAAGACGTTTTTTCCCGCCGAAAGTGAGTTCGCCAGCCTCATGCTTACCTTTGCCGTTTTTGGCTCCGGCTTTTTAATGCGCCCCATCGGGGCGGTAATACTGGGGGCATATATCGACAGGATCGGTCGGCGTAAAGGGCTGATGGTTACTCTGGCAATTATGGGCTGCGGCACGCTGTTGATAGCCCTCGTTCCGGGTTATCAGACCATCGGCCTGCTGGCCCCCGCGCTGGTGCTGCTGGGGCGCTTGCTACAGGGATTCTCTGCCGGCGTCGAACTGGGCGGCGTCTCTGTTTATCTTTCTGAAATCGCAACGCCTGGCAATAAAGGCTTTTACACCAGTTGGCAATCGGCCAGTCAACAGGTCGCGATCGTTGTCGCCGCGCTGATTGGCTACGGCCTGAATGTCACGCTGGGGCACGATGAGATCTCTGAATGGGGTTGGCGAATCCCGTTCTTTATTGGCTGCATGATTATTCCGCTGATTTTTGTTCTTCGACGTTCACTACAGGAAACTGAAGCCTTTTTACAACGTAAGCACCGCCCCGACACCCGGGAGATTTTTACCACGATTGTTAAAAACTGGCGCATCATCACCGCAGGTACCCTGCTGGTGGCGATGACAACCACGACCTTTTATTTTATTACCGTCTATACCCCCACTTACGGGAGAGCCGTTTTGAACCTCAGCGCGCGTGACAGCCTGATAGTCACCATGCTGGTGGGGATTTCTAACTTCATCTGGCTGCCGATTGGCGGTGCCATCTCTGACCGGATTGGGCGTCGCCCGGTGCTGATGGGCATCACTTTGCTGGCACTGGTCACCACCTGGCCGGTAATGAACTGGCTTACCGCCGCCCCTGATTTCACCCGTATGACGCTGGTACTGCTCTGGTTCTCGTTCTTCTTTGGTATGTACAACGGCGCGATGGTTGCCGCACTGACCGAAGTCATGCCGGTTTATGTACGAACCGTGGGGTTTTCACTGGCCTTTAGTCTCGCCACGGCGATTTTCGGCGGCCTGACGCCCGCCATTTCCACAGCGCTGGTCCAGTTGACGGGCGATAAGAGTTCACCGGGTTGGTGGCTTATGTGCGCAGCGCTGTGCGGATTCGCCGCGACGGCAATGTTATTTGTCCGTCTCAGTCGCGGTTATCAGACAGCAGAGAATAAGCTCTGAAACGCAGACGGGCGGAGATATCTCTCCGCCCGTTTTATACTATCTCTGACGCTTACTTCGCCGTGTTGTTGCTGCGAATTTCCTGCCAGATCTTATCGCAATCGGCTTTCACGGCCTGATCGTTACCAGTGCGCGTCGCCTGAATACACTGCTGGTAATCCAGCACACGAACACTTTCCTGATTCGCAAACTGCTGATGCTGTTTCTCTTTTTTCAGCACGTTCAGCACGCTCTGACAGGCTTCGATTTTCTCTGGCGATCCCTGTGCCGTGTTGATACAGGCGCTGTACGCTTCTTTCAACCGGCTGTCTTCTTTCGGAGCCATTGACGGTGCGCAGGCAACCAGTCCCGAGGCCATCACGGCGATGAGTATCAGTTTTTTCATAGCAGGGTCCTCAACGAGGCGGCAGGTGCTGGGCCTGCCGCTGTTGGCATTAGAAGATGGTGAACGGTGCAATCACAATGAACTTCACGTCGCGCTCATCCTGGAAGATGTTGCCATAACCGCCACCCCAGCTCGGGATGTTGGAATGGTTGTCATATTCGGTGAAGTGCAGTTTAAACATGGTGCCTTTCGC
The DNA window shown above is from Citrobacter farmeri and carries:
- the chiQ gene encoding ChiQ/YbfN family lipoprotein, with the protein product MKKLILIAVMASGLVACAPSMAPKEDSRLKEAYSACINTAQGSPEKIEACQSVLNVLKKEKQHQQFANQESVRVLDYQQCIQATRTGNDQAVKADCDKIWQEIRSNNTAK
- the tcuB gene encoding tricarballylate utilization 4Fe-4S protein TcuB; its protein translation is MKQLEKLIIEAKILTGPEAEVERVMQVCNACRYCEGFCAVFPAMTQRLEFGKADINYLANLCHNCGACLHACQYAPPHEFAINVPKAMAEVRLETYQHYAQPAVFGALYRRAGVTVTLALVFGLILFLLLAMGLKGSLLHPPLAGDFYQIFPHNLLAWMFGSVFVLAIGLLMAGVIRFWREISPVGPRPVEIAEASHNALTLKYLDGGHGKGCNETDDAFTLMRRRFHHFTFYGFMLCFAATVVATGYHYIAGWEAPYPFFSVPVMLGTLGGVGLVIGPAGLLWLNLKRSPLHGDARQKPMDRGFILLLLLTSLTGLGLLAGRDTSWMGILLAIHLGVVMALFLTIPYGKFAHGFYRCASLLKWAIEKRRGKQAGVAGD
- the tcuC gene encoding tricarballylate/proton symporter TcuC, with amino-acid sequence MTQQPSRAGTFGAILRVTSGNFLEQFDFFLFGFYATYIAKTFFPAESEFASLMLTFAVFGSGFLMRPIGAVILGAYIDRIGRRKGLMVTLAIMGCGTLLIALVPGYQTIGLLAPALVLLGRLLQGFSAGVELGGVSVYLSEIATPGNKGFYTSWQSASQQVAIVVAALIGYGLNVTLGHDEISEWGWRIPFFIGCMIIPLIFVLRRSLQETEAFLQRKHRPDTREIFTTIVKNWRIITAGTLLVAMTTTTFYFITVYTPTYGRAVLNLSARDSLIVTMLVGISNFIWLPIGGAISDRIGRRPVLMGITLLALVTTWPVMNWLTAAPDFTRMTLVLLWFSFFFGMYNGAMVAALTEVMPVYVRTVGFSLAFSLATAIFGGLTPAISTALVQLTGDKSSPGWWLMCAALCGFAATAMLFVRLSRGYQTAENKL
- the seqA gene encoding replication initiation negative regulator SeqA, yielding MKTIEVDDELYSYIASHTKHIGESASEILRRMLKFSATSQPVTPVTKEVRAAQPVVVEAKPVNLVKDKVRAMRELLLSDEYAEQKKAVNRFMLVLTTLYTLDQHAFAEATESLHGRTRVYFAADEQTLLKNGNQTKPKHVPGTPYWVITNTNTGRKCNMIEHIMQSMQFPAELIEKVCGTI
- the tcuR gene encoding tricarballylate utilization LysR family transcriptional regulator TcuR; the protein is MELRQLRYFVRIVETGSMGSAALDLDIGVSALSQQMTRLENELAIRLLQRTSRGVTPTNAGLAFYSQAQLALRHADDAILAARDARLSGHVSVGMAPSTASILGMPFIHAMREHYADVRLHVVESLSGNLERMINTRQIDLAVVFQKEKILRWSARPVLEERLFLIGTHELLADIPDDTITPAQLANIPLIMPSQGHGLRGRLEAICQEHGLKVDIATEIDGLALLMRAVRSGLGATLQPGAAISHLERAALRVIGVHNPVLSRPNFLVSLSDDELTPAGLAARVMLTKVMRELVETGSWPGATLYAH
- the fur gene encoding ferric iron uptake transcriptional regulator → MTDNNTALKKAGLKVTLPRLKILEVLQGPENHHVSAEDLYKRLIDMGEEIGLATVYRVLNQFDDAGIVTRHNFEGGKSVFELTQQHHHDHLICLDCGKVIEFSDDSIEARQREIAAKHGIRLTNHSLYLYGHCAEGDCREDEHAHDAK
- the tcuA gene encoding FAD-dependent tricarballylate dehydrogenase TcuA, whose product is MVDVLVIGGGNAALCAALTAREAGASVLLLEAAPREWRGGNSQHTRNLRCMHDAPQDVLVESYPEEEFWQDLWRVTEGNTDEALARLVIRTSSQCRDWMRQHGVNFQPPLSGALHVARTNAFFMGGGKALVNAYYRSAEKLGVQIRYNTPVQALELHNGEFVAALAGNERIEARACVLAAGGFESNREWLREAWGENARGEWPADNFLIRGTRFNQGVLLKFMIDAGADIIGDPSQSHCVAIDARAPLYDGGICTRVDCVSLGVVVNRDAERFYDEGEDFWPKRYAIWGRLVAHQPGQIGFSIIDSKAIGHFMPPVFPGAQANTLGELARQLGLDPERFTDTVEQYNQACQPGQFDHTTLDNCATQGLTPPKTHWARPLDTPPYYGYALRPGITFTYLGLKVNEHAAVHFAGAPSRNLFVAGEMMAGNVLGKGYTAGVGMSIGTTFGRIAGKEAALAARKEARHEAA
- the ybfF gene encoding esterase, with the translated sequence MKLNIRAQSAQNLHNNSPIVLVHGLFGSLDNLGVLARDLVNDHDIIQVDMRNHGLSPRDPVMNYPAMAQDLLDTLDMQHIEKAIFIGHSMGGKAVMALSALAPDRIERLVAIDIAPVDYHVRRHDEIFAAINAVTAAEANTRQQAAAVMREHLNEEGVIQFLLKSYVDGEWRFNVPVLWEQYPHIVGWETIPAWDHPALFIPGGNSPYVTEAYRADLLAQFPQARAHVIAGAGHWVHAEKPEAVLRAIRRYLNETAN
- the pgm gene encoding phosphoglucomutase (alpha-D-glucose-1,6-bisphosphate-dependent), with translation MAIHDRAGKPAQQSDLINVAQLTSQYYVLKPAKGNAEHAVKFGTSGHRGSAGRHSFNEPHILAIAQAIAEERAKNGITGPCYVGKDTHALSEPAFISVLEVLAANGVDVIVQENNGFTPTPAVSNAILVHNKKGGPLADGIVITPSHNPPEDGGIKYNPPNGGPADTNVTKVVEDRANALLADDLKGVKRISLDAALAFGHVKEQDLVQPFVEGLADIVDMAAIQRAGLTLGVDPLGGSGIEYWKRIAEHYKLNLTIVNDQVDQTFRFMHLDKDGAIRMDCSSECAMAGLLALRDKFDLAFANDPDYDRHGIVTPAGLMNPNHYLAVAINYLFQHRPQWGKDVAVGKTLVSSAMIDRVVNDLGRKLVEVPVGFKWFVDGLFDGSFGFGGEESAGASFLRFDGTPWSTDKDGIIMCLLAAEITAVTGKNPQEHYNELAARFGAPSYNRLQAGATSAQKAALSKLSPEMVSASTLAGDPITARLTAAPGNGASIGGLKVMTDNGWFAARPSGTEDAYKIYCESFLGEEHRKQIEKEAVEIVSEVLKNA
- the ybfE gene encoding LexA regulated protein, producing the protein MAKEQTDRTTLDLFAHERRPGRPKTNPLSRDEQLRINKRNQLKRDKVRGLKRVELKLNAEAVDALNELAESREISRSELIEEILMAQLAALRGQNLA
- the fldA gene encoding flavodoxin FldA codes for the protein MAITGIFFGSDTGNTENIAKMIQKQLGKDVADVHDIAKSSKEDLEGYDILLLGIPTWYYGEAQCDWDDFFPTLEDIDFNGKLVALFGCGDQEDYAEYFCDALGTIRDIIEPRGATIVGHWPTAGYHFEASKGLADDDHFVGLAIDEDRQPELTAERVEKWVKQISEELHLDEIINA